One Echeneis naucrates chromosome 1, fEcheNa1.1, whole genome shotgun sequence DNA segment encodes these proteins:
- the LOC115041744 gene encoding uncharacterized protein LOC115041744 isoform X3, translating to MHKNKWTKPRSQLSVSQHQDLISKNVKRKAMSEDKNKSPMVSEITAEFGSLSESSDDEFLTTRVVRRRVIIQADEMPDFPTQSVTEETYKDENGHIVVKRVTRKIVRKCISADGVEQEEVSLEGAPQESISTAVGDGYSKVVKRTVLKSEGDHAEVTFTQSEGFTASRQEAGEAWKVSETERTTVVEGERTMTHRGDPSLASDLPSAQDDFKQALGYLGGFIRTELPHVVEKETVKEDGTVVRRAHMRKGGALRRTVVKRAGQRKQVLLEQEDNPRKGSKSRDLQQHLHQLFHRYYKEDDEDNDEEEDEE from the exons ATGCATAAAAATAAGTGGACCAAGCCTCGATCGCAATTGAGCGTGTCACAACATCAAGATTTGATTTCCAAGAACGTGAAAAGAAAAGCCATGAGCGAGGACAAGAACAAAAGTCCCATGGTGTCG GAGATCACGGCAGAGTTCGGATCGCTGTCAGAGAGTTCAGATGATGAATTTTTGACCACCAGAGTAGTGCGAAGGAGAGTTATCATTCAG GCTGATGAAATGCCCGATTTCCCCACTCAGTCAGTAACAGAGGAAACGTACAAGGATGAAAATGGACACATTGTGGTCAAAAGG GTAACCCGGAAAATTGTTCGCAAGTGCATTTCTGCCGACGGTGTGGAGCAGGAAGAGGTGTCATTAGAGGGAGCTCCCCAGGAGTCCATCAGTACGGCAGTGGGAGATGGATACTCCAAGGTTGTGAAGCGGACTGTCCTGAAGAGCGAGGGTGACCATGCAGAG GTCACATTTACACAATCGGAGGGTTTCACAGCATCGCGACAGGAAGCAGGTGAGGCCTGGAAggtcagtgagacagagaggacaacAGTGGTGGAAGGTGAAAGGACAATGACACACCGAGGTGATCCTTCTTTGGCCTCTGACCTCCCTTCAGCCCAAGATGACTTCAAACAG GCACTCGGTTATCTAGGTGGTTTTATCAGAACAGAGCTCCCTCATGTGGTAGAAAAAGAGACTGTCAAAGAAGATGGAACCGTGGTCAGGAG GGCTCACATGCGTAAAGGAGGCGCCCTTAGACGAACAGTAGTGAAAAGAGCTGGTCAGCGCAAACAGGTTCTTCTCGAGCAGGAGGACAATCCCAGAAAAGGGTCCAAATCGCGTGATCTCCAGCAGCATCTCCATCAGCTCTTTCACCGTTACTACAAAGAGGACGATGAGGacaatgatgaggaggaggacgaagagtGA
- the LOC115041744 gene encoding uncharacterized protein LOC115041744 isoform X1, translated as MHKNKWTKPRSQLSVSQHQDLISKNVKRKAMSEDKNKSPMVSVSTSSFKKNLSESSNEQNVGLGLNQSFPTQMPPLAHHSNILSTEKLELPISGISDLNKAGSEILLTNQSSSPQESENFGLTKPSSATPDSLCQTAQRDKILMSSECTPPGSASPQLDQLLSDLEEMKLKFRPETLDPPLSESSEESTEVNQIYMFEDIPPEDQCPIDDRDIIRVSVFSVVELTDDTNCTNAGVAQPEHFQTSIQDKPDLVSVAPSLTNPPERSISVDFDKSHDSPESPTEPLSSPDPPQGFRKAKKLSMYSSFPSDMSPSSTNGENAAEAFSSVSAKTQSDLPERNVSDLFEEDSTAHIVQRLEENKPASSPNDTGCFQEETPTQSLQDPPLWEEMSADEIQTEDLSSQSLSDLTPETVTSARHFRFQDGTSGLIPYPSAGGFEMSSDEVRPRTSEHYSAGSMSPVDDEIFPPQSASVKPEAEMTSSTSDEEYSIPPGYEETCHGTVYTRMLPGYTDIGHAGEDSPTFEYSDPEPYFDCRQATSDFSETEPEEPQSHVESNRHQLQDHLSCSRVQEKVNREVLLSSESEDYEDAPFVREPLYNIREESEEFVGYSEASDEEFTLCEASALPSVCEIGANDDTVNSLTREITAEFGSLSESSDDEFLTTRVVRRRVIIQADEMPDFPTQSVTEETYKDENGHIVVKRVTRKIVRKCISADGVEQEEVSLEGAPQESISTAVGDGYSKVVKRTVLKSEGDHAEVTFTQSEGFTASRQEAGEAWKVSETERTTVVEGERTMTHRGDPSLASDLPSAQDDFKQALGYLGGFIRTELPHVVEKETVKEDGTVVRRAHMRKGGALRRTVVKRAGQRKQVLLEQEDNPRKGSKSRDLQQHLHQLFHRYYKEDDEDNDEEEDEE; from the exons ATGCATAAAAATAAGTGGACCAAGCCTCGATCGCAATTGAGCGTGTCACAACATCAAGATTTGATTTCCAAGAACGTGAAAAGAAAAGCCATGAGCGAGGACAAGAACAAAAGTCCCATGGTGTCG GTATCAACATCATCTTTCAAGAAAAACCTTTCAGAATcttcaaatgaacaaaatgttgGTTTAGGACTGAATCAGTCCTTTCCAACACAGATGCCTCCGTTGGCACATCATTCAAACATACTTTCCACCGAAAAACTAGAACTGCCAATCTCAGGTATCTCTGACCTAAATAAAGCGGGATCTGAAATCCTATTAACCAATCAAAGTAGCTCACCACAGGAAAGTGAAAATTTTGGTTTAACTAAACCAAGCTCAGCAACTCCCGATTCACTCTGTCAAACAGCTCAACGTGATAAAATCCTCATGTCCTCAGAATGCACTCCACCAGGGTCTGCGTCCCCTCAGCTTgatcagctgctgtcagatcTGGAGGAGATGAAACTTAAGTTTAGACCAGAGACACTTGACCCACCTCTGTCAGAATCCAGCGAGGAAAGCACAGAGGTTAATCAGATTTACATGTTTGAAGACATCCCACCTGAGGACCAGTGCCCTATAGATGACCGTGATATAATAagagtcagtgtgttttctgttgtagAACTAACAGATGACACTAACTGCACAAATGCGGGAGTCGCACAACCTGAGCATTTCCAAACATCCATTCAAGACAAACCAGATTTGGTTTCAGTTGCCCCCAGTCTAACAAACCCCCCAGAAAGAAGTATATCCGTGGACTTTGATAAATCACACGACAGTCCTGAATCCCCTACTGAGCCCCTCTCAAGCCCAGACCCTCCTCAAGGGTTTCGTAAAGCAAAGAAACTATCAATGTACTCAAGTTTTCCTTCAGACATGTCCCCGTCCAGCACAAATGGAGAAAATGCTGCCGAGGCATTTTCTTCAGTATCTGCAAAGACTCAGTCCGACCTACCTGAAAGGAATGTGAGTGATCTATTTGAAGAAGATTCTACAGCTCACATTGTTCAACGTctagaagaaaacaaaccagcGTCATCACCCAATGACACAGGGTGCTTTCAAGAAGAAACGCCAACACAGAGTCTCCAGGATCCACCTTTATGGGAGGAGATGTCTGCTGATGAGATCCAGACTGAAGACCTCTCTTCTCAGTCTCTTTCTGATTTGACTCCTGAGACAGTTACGTCTGCAAGACATTTTAGGTTTCAGGATGGGACTTCAGGACTGATCCCATACCCCTCTGCTGGGGGTTTTGAGATGTCTTCAGATGAGGTGAGACCGAGGACCAGTGAACATTACTCAGCGGGGTCAATGAGTCCAGTAGACGATGAGATCTTTCCTCCGCAGTCCGCTTCAGTTAAACCTGAAGCAGAAATGACCTCATCGACTTCTGATGAGGAGTACAGCATCCCACCTGGATATGAAGAGACCTGTCATGGAACAGTCTATACCCGCATGCTTCCAGGCTATACAGACATTGGACATGCTGGTGAAGACAGCCCAACTTTCGAATACTCTGACCCGGAGCCTTACTTTGACTGCAGACAAGCCACATCCGATTTCTCAGAGACGGAGCCTGAGGAACCTCAATCACACGTTGAGTCAAATAGACATCAGCTCCAAGATCATCTCAGCTGTTCTAGAGTGCAAGAAAAGGTGAATCGAGAAGTCTTACTGTCCTCTGAGAGTGAAGATTACGAGGATGCTCCTTTTGTCCGCGAGCCCCTTTATAATATTCGTGAAGAGAGTGAAGAATTTGTAGGCTATTCAGAAGCATCTGATGAGGAATTCACCTTGTGTGAGGCTTCAGCCCTGCCTTCTGTCTGTGAAATCGGGGCAAATGATGATACTGTTAATTCTTTGACGAGG GAGATCACGGCAGAGTTCGGATCGCTGTCAGAGAGTTCAGATGATGAATTTTTGACCACCAGAGTAGTGCGAAGGAGAGTTATCATTCAG GCTGATGAAATGCCCGATTTCCCCACTCAGTCAGTAACAGAGGAAACGTACAAGGATGAAAATGGACACATTGTGGTCAAAAGG GTAACCCGGAAAATTGTTCGCAAGTGCATTTCTGCCGACGGTGTGGAGCAGGAAGAGGTGTCATTAGAGGGAGCTCCCCAGGAGTCCATCAGTACGGCAGTGGGAGATGGATACTCCAAGGTTGTGAAGCGGACTGTCCTGAAGAGCGAGGGTGACCATGCAGAG GTCACATTTACACAATCGGAGGGTTTCACAGCATCGCGACAGGAAGCAGGTGAGGCCTGGAAggtcagtgagacagagaggacaacAGTGGTGGAAGGTGAAAGGACAATGACACACCGAGGTGATCCTTCTTTGGCCTCTGACCTCCCTTCAGCCCAAGATGACTTCAAACAG GCACTCGGTTATCTAGGTGGTTTTATCAGAACAGAGCTCCCTCATGTGGTAGAAAAAGAGACTGTCAAAGAAGATGGAACCGTGGTCAGGAG GGCTCACATGCGTAAAGGAGGCGCCCTTAGACGAACAGTAGTGAAAAGAGCTGGTCAGCGCAAACAGGTTCTTCTCGAGCAGGAGGACAATCCCAGAAAAGGGTCCAAATCGCGTGATCTCCAGCAGCATCTCCATCAGCTCTTTCACCGTTACTACAAAGAGGACGATGAGGacaatgatgaggaggaggacgaagagtGA
- the LOC115041744 gene encoding uncharacterized protein LOC115041744 isoform X2 has product MHKNKWTKPRSQLSVSQHQDLISKNVKRKAMSEDKNKSPMVSVSTSSFKKNLSESSNEQNVGLGLNQSFPTQMPPLAHHSNILSTEKLELPISGISDLNKAGSEILLTNQSSSPQESENFGLTKPSSATPDSLCQTAQRDKILMSSECTPPGSASPQLDQLLSDLEEMKLKFRPETLDPPLSESSEESTEVNQIYMFEDIPPEDQCPIDDRDIIRVSVFSVVELTDDTNCTNAGVAQPEHFQTSIQDKPDLVSVAPSLTNPPERSISVDFDKSHDSPESPTEPLSSPDPPQGFRKAKKLSMYSSFPSDMSPSSTNGENAAEAFSSVSAKTQSDLPERNVSDLFEEDSTAHIVQRLEENKPASSPNDTGCFQEETPTQSLQDPPLWEEMSADEIQTEDLSSQSLSDLTPETVTSARHFRFQDGTSGLIPYPSAGGFEMSSDEVRPRTSEHYSAGSMSPVDDEIFPPQSASVKPEAEMTSSTSDEEYSIPPGYEETCHGTVYTRMLPGYTDIGHAGEDSPTFEYSDPEPYFDCRQATSDFSETEPEEPQSHVESNRHQLQDHLSCSRVQEKVNREVLLSSESEDYEDAPFVREPLYNIREESEEFVGYSEASDEEFTLCEASALPSVCEIGANDDTVNSLTREITAEFGSLSESSDDEFLTTRVVRRRVIIQADEMPDFPTQSVTEETYKDENGHIVVKRVTRKIVRKCISADGVEQEEVSLEGAPQESISTAVGDGYSKVVKRTVLKSEGDHAEVTFTQSEGFTASRQEAGEAWKVSETERTTVVEGERTMTHRGDPSLASDLPSAQDDFKQGSHA; this is encoded by the exons ATGCATAAAAATAAGTGGACCAAGCCTCGATCGCAATTGAGCGTGTCACAACATCAAGATTTGATTTCCAAGAACGTGAAAAGAAAAGCCATGAGCGAGGACAAGAACAAAAGTCCCATGGTGTCG GTATCAACATCATCTTTCAAGAAAAACCTTTCAGAATcttcaaatgaacaaaatgttgGTTTAGGACTGAATCAGTCCTTTCCAACACAGATGCCTCCGTTGGCACATCATTCAAACATACTTTCCACCGAAAAACTAGAACTGCCAATCTCAGGTATCTCTGACCTAAATAAAGCGGGATCTGAAATCCTATTAACCAATCAAAGTAGCTCACCACAGGAAAGTGAAAATTTTGGTTTAACTAAACCAAGCTCAGCAACTCCCGATTCACTCTGTCAAACAGCTCAACGTGATAAAATCCTCATGTCCTCAGAATGCACTCCACCAGGGTCTGCGTCCCCTCAGCTTgatcagctgctgtcagatcTGGAGGAGATGAAACTTAAGTTTAGACCAGAGACACTTGACCCACCTCTGTCAGAATCCAGCGAGGAAAGCACAGAGGTTAATCAGATTTACATGTTTGAAGACATCCCACCTGAGGACCAGTGCCCTATAGATGACCGTGATATAATAagagtcagtgtgttttctgttgtagAACTAACAGATGACACTAACTGCACAAATGCGGGAGTCGCACAACCTGAGCATTTCCAAACATCCATTCAAGACAAACCAGATTTGGTTTCAGTTGCCCCCAGTCTAACAAACCCCCCAGAAAGAAGTATATCCGTGGACTTTGATAAATCACACGACAGTCCTGAATCCCCTACTGAGCCCCTCTCAAGCCCAGACCCTCCTCAAGGGTTTCGTAAAGCAAAGAAACTATCAATGTACTCAAGTTTTCCTTCAGACATGTCCCCGTCCAGCACAAATGGAGAAAATGCTGCCGAGGCATTTTCTTCAGTATCTGCAAAGACTCAGTCCGACCTACCTGAAAGGAATGTGAGTGATCTATTTGAAGAAGATTCTACAGCTCACATTGTTCAACGTctagaagaaaacaaaccagcGTCATCACCCAATGACACAGGGTGCTTTCAAGAAGAAACGCCAACACAGAGTCTCCAGGATCCACCTTTATGGGAGGAGATGTCTGCTGATGAGATCCAGACTGAAGACCTCTCTTCTCAGTCTCTTTCTGATTTGACTCCTGAGACAGTTACGTCTGCAAGACATTTTAGGTTTCAGGATGGGACTTCAGGACTGATCCCATACCCCTCTGCTGGGGGTTTTGAGATGTCTTCAGATGAGGTGAGACCGAGGACCAGTGAACATTACTCAGCGGGGTCAATGAGTCCAGTAGACGATGAGATCTTTCCTCCGCAGTCCGCTTCAGTTAAACCTGAAGCAGAAATGACCTCATCGACTTCTGATGAGGAGTACAGCATCCCACCTGGATATGAAGAGACCTGTCATGGAACAGTCTATACCCGCATGCTTCCAGGCTATACAGACATTGGACATGCTGGTGAAGACAGCCCAACTTTCGAATACTCTGACCCGGAGCCTTACTTTGACTGCAGACAAGCCACATCCGATTTCTCAGAGACGGAGCCTGAGGAACCTCAATCACACGTTGAGTCAAATAGACATCAGCTCCAAGATCATCTCAGCTGTTCTAGAGTGCAAGAAAAGGTGAATCGAGAAGTCTTACTGTCCTCTGAGAGTGAAGATTACGAGGATGCTCCTTTTGTCCGCGAGCCCCTTTATAATATTCGTGAAGAGAGTGAAGAATTTGTAGGCTATTCAGAAGCATCTGATGAGGAATTCACCTTGTGTGAGGCTTCAGCCCTGCCTTCTGTCTGTGAAATCGGGGCAAATGATGATACTGTTAATTCTTTGACGAGG GAGATCACGGCAGAGTTCGGATCGCTGTCAGAGAGTTCAGATGATGAATTTTTGACCACCAGAGTAGTGCGAAGGAGAGTTATCATTCAG GCTGATGAAATGCCCGATTTCCCCACTCAGTCAGTAACAGAGGAAACGTACAAGGATGAAAATGGACACATTGTGGTCAAAAGG GTAACCCGGAAAATTGTTCGCAAGTGCATTTCTGCCGACGGTGTGGAGCAGGAAGAGGTGTCATTAGAGGGAGCTCCCCAGGAGTCCATCAGTACGGCAGTGGGAGATGGATACTCCAAGGTTGTGAAGCGGACTGTCCTGAAGAGCGAGGGTGACCATGCAGAG GTCACATTTACACAATCGGAGGGTTTCACAGCATCGCGACAGGAAGCAGGTGAGGCCTGGAAggtcagtgagacagagaggacaacAGTGGTGGAAGGTGAAAGGACAATGACACACCGAGGTGATCCTTCTTTGGCCTCTGACCTCCCTTCAGCCCAAGATGACTTCAAACAG GGCTCACATGCGTAA